One part of the Terrimicrobium sacchariphilum genome encodes these proteins:
- a CDS encoding efflux RND transporter permease subunit → MWIVRLALNRPYTFVVMAVLILLAGVASFVRTPKDIFPQIDIPVISVIWTYNGLSAEEFEKQITVYSEYSLSANVNDLERIESQTLDGVGIIKLYFHPGAKVERGLAQATAVSQAILRRMPPGVQPPIILRYAADSVPIIQMSLSSDTLSEAELYTYGIFRIRQQLATINGLTLPAPFGGKVRQVMVDLDPAKLQARGLSARDVNNAINVQNLTLPSGAARLGDTEYRVKMNNSPDTLEMLNNLPIKRENGVVTYVRDVAHVHDGFEVQQNIVRADGKRAVLLQILKNGSSSTLDIIKGVKEKLPQIQAAAPPGMKIELLADQSIFVEAALDGVVHEGLIAAALTATFILLFLGSWRSTLIVALSIPLSILSSLTLLSLMGYSLNVMTLGGLALAIGILVDEATITIENIHRHIELGRPLREAVLEGSREIALPALVSALAISIVFVPVMFLVGPAKYLFTPMALAVVFSILSSYVLSRTLVPVLADYILRFEPHGAPARPNLFQRFQAGFIGGFEKLHARYLGALGWALAHRASVFLLFGILIGSAFLAFPWVGRDFFPTVDAGQFRLHVRAATGTRIEKTETIFSEVEDEIRRIIPANEIKLILDNFGVVSEKYSLAFGDNSTIGSHDGEIIVQLNHERTKTTPEYMEEVRRGLKERFPDLTFFFQPADIVSQILNFGLPAPIDVKVSGYDKANNYAVAQEIRDRMAAIPGAKDVYVHQSFDAPALFLNIDRTLLASEGLDQRDIAQDVLVSLSSSTQVTPNYWVDPVYGIPFLVAVQTPPRLISSVNELLNTPVSGRVAEESGSGSQLLANLARVSRARTQSVVNHYNIQPVFDVFANVSHRDLGGVSEEVDRIVADARQKLAPGNTISVRGQVDSMNTTFLRMGLGVIVSALLVYFLLVVNFQSWSDPFIITMALPGAFAGIVWGLFLTGTTFSVPSLMGAIMTIGVATANSILMVTFANERLAAGLSPIAAAMDAGATRLRPVLMTAGAMIIGMFPMALGLGEGGEQNAPLGRAVIGGLIVATFTTLLFVPVVFSLLRRKPNPYLQTQTAEPPVAGSLAPAH, encoded by the coding sequence ATGTGGATTGTCCGACTGGCATTGAACCGGCCCTACACCTTTGTGGTGATGGCCGTCCTGATTCTCCTGGCTGGCGTTGCGTCCTTCGTGCGCACGCCGAAGGATATTTTCCCGCAGATCGACATCCCGGTGATCAGCGTGATCTGGACCTACAACGGGCTGAGCGCGGAGGAGTTTGAAAAGCAGATCACGGTTTACTCCGAGTATTCGCTCTCGGCCAACGTGAACGACCTCGAGCGTATCGAGTCTCAGACGCTCGATGGCGTGGGCATCATCAAGCTGTACTTCCATCCTGGAGCGAAGGTGGAGCGCGGTCTCGCGCAGGCCACAGCGGTGAGCCAGGCCATCCTGCGACGCATGCCTCCGGGGGTGCAGCCGCCGATCATCCTGCGCTACGCGGCGGATTCCGTGCCCATCATCCAGATGAGCCTCAGCAGCGACACGTTGAGCGAGGCGGAGCTTTATACCTACGGCATTTTCCGCATCCGCCAGCAGCTTGCGACGATCAACGGCCTTACGCTGCCCGCGCCATTCGGTGGCAAGGTGAGGCAGGTGATGGTCGATCTCGATCCCGCGAAGCTCCAGGCGCGAGGCCTCTCCGCCCGCGATGTGAACAACGCGATCAACGTTCAGAATCTCACCCTGCCCAGCGGCGCGGCCCGCCTCGGCGACACGGAATACCGGGTGAAGATGAACAACTCTCCCGACACTCTGGAGATGCTCAACAACCTGCCGATCAAACGGGAGAACGGCGTGGTGACCTATGTGCGCGACGTGGCGCATGTGCACGATGGCTTCGAAGTGCAGCAGAATATCGTGCGTGCCGATGGCAAGAGAGCCGTGCTTTTGCAAATCTTGAAGAATGGCTCAAGCTCCACCCTCGACATCATTAAGGGCGTGAAGGAAAAGCTGCCGCAAATCCAGGCGGCGGCTCCTCCGGGAATGAAGATCGAGCTGCTGGCTGACCAGTCCATTTTCGTTGAAGCCGCGCTGGATGGCGTGGTGCATGAGGGACTCATCGCGGCAGCGCTCACGGCGACTTTTATCCTGCTCTTCCTCGGGAGCTGGCGGAGCACGCTCATTGTGGCGCTGTCGATTCCGCTGAGCATCCTGTCCTCGCTGACGCTGCTGAGTTTGATGGGGTATTCGCTGAACGTCATGACGCTCGGCGGCCTCGCTCTCGCCATCGGCATCCTGGTTGATGAAGCGACGATCACGATCGAGAACATTCACCGCCATATCGAGCTGGGCCGTCCCTTGCGGGAGGCGGTGCTGGAGGGCTCGCGCGAGATCGCGCTCCCGGCGCTCGTCTCCGCTCTCGCAATCAGCATCGTCTTCGTGCCGGTGATGTTTCTGGTCGGCCCGGCGAAGTACCTCTTCACCCCGATGGCGCTGGCCGTGGTCTTTTCCATCCTCTCCAGCTATGTGCTGAGCCGCACGCTGGTGCCGGTGCTGGCGGATTACATTCTGCGCTTCGAGCCGCATGGCGCTCCAGCGAGGCCCAATCTCTTTCAGCGTTTCCAAGCAGGATTCATCGGCGGGTTCGAGAAACTCCACGCGCGGTATCTCGGCGCACTGGGCTGGGCGCTGGCACATCGCGCCTCGGTCTTCCTGCTCTTTGGCATCCTTATTGGTAGCGCCTTCCTCGCGTTCCCCTGGGTGGGCCGGGACTTCTTTCCCACCGTGGATGCCGGGCAGTTCCGCCTGCACGTGCGGGCAGCCACCGGTACTCGCATCGAGAAGACCGAGACCATTTTCAGCGAAGTGGAAGACGAGATCCGCCGCATCATTCCGGCGAATGAGATCAAGCTGATCCTCGATAACTTCGGCGTCGTCTCGGAGAAATACAGCCTGGCCTTTGGCGACAACTCAACCATCGGTTCGCACGACGGCGAGATCATCGTGCAGCTCAACCACGAGCGCACCAAAACCACGCCGGAGTATATGGAAGAGGTGCGCCGGGGGTTGAAGGAGCGGTTTCCTGATCTCACCTTCTTCTTCCAGCCCGCCGACATTGTTTCGCAGATCCTGAACTTCGGTCTGCCCGCGCCGATCGATGTGAAGGTGTCGGGCTATGACAAGGCCAACAACTACGCCGTGGCTCAGGAAATACGCGACCGGATGGCCGCCATTCCCGGAGCGAAGGACGTGTATGTCCACCAGTCGTTTGACGCGCCCGCGCTGTTCCTGAATATCGACCGCACGCTCCTCGCTTCCGAGGGACTCGACCAGCGAGACATCGCGCAGGACGTGCTGGTGAGCCTGAGCAGCAGCACGCAGGTGACGCCAAACTACTGGGTCGATCCCGTGTACGGCATCCCATTCCTGGTCGCGGTGCAGACGCCTCCGCGCTTGATCTCGTCGGTCAATGAACTCCTGAACACCCCCGTTTCGGGACGCGTCGCCGAGGAAAGCGGATCAGGCAGCCAGTTGCTGGCGAACCTTGCCCGCGTCTCTCGCGCCCGCACCCAGAGCGTGGTGAATCACTACAACATCCAGCCCGTCTTCGATGTCTTCGCCAATGTCTCCCACCGCGATCTCGGCGGTGTTTCCGAAGAGGTCGACAGGATCGTCGCGGACGCCCGGCAAAAGCTCGCTCCCGGCAACACCATTTCCGTGCGCGGCCAGGTCGATAGCATGAATACGACCTTTCTCCGCATGGGTCTCGGCGTGATCGTCAGCGCACTGCTCGTCTATTTCCTGCTGGTGGTGAATTTCCAGAGCTGGAGCGATCCCTTCATCATTACGATGGCGCTGCCGGGAGCTTTTGCCGGCATCGTGTGGGGACTGTTTCTGACGGGAACCACCTTCAGTGTGCCGAGCCTGATGGGCGCGATCATGACCATTGGCGTGGCCACGGCGAACAGCATTCTCATGGTGACCTTTGCCAACGAGCGCCTCGCGGCGGGATTAAGCCCGATTGCCGCGGCGATGGACGCTGGAGCCACCCGCTTGCGCCCCGTGCTCATGACGGCGGGAGCGATGATCATCGGCATGTTCCCGATGGCCCTCGGTCTCGGCGAGGGCGGCGAGCAAAACGCCCCGCTCGGCCGCGCCGTGATCGGTGGCCTCATCGTGGCGACCTTCACCACCCTGCTTTTCGTGCCCGTGGTCTTCAGCCTGCTGCGCCGCAAACCCAATCCCTACCTCCAGACGCAAACCGCCGAGCCTCCGGTTGCCGGATCGCTCGCGCCTGCCCACTAA
- a CDS encoding efflux RND transporter periplasmic adaptor subunit: MNTPIDRPLPELGYANTPHPAPPGKSRVPTLLLAGGFATVLGLLLVLGIKPRLDNVHALAAEAPSTAFHAVVQEAKPAESALDITLPSRVEAAQRAPLYSRVSGYVKELHTDIGSQVKAGDVLAVIETPELDEQVNQGRAALAQAAANLKLARTSFDRWTKLSKENVVAAQELDERRATLDARDADYQAAQANLDRLERQQEFQKIVAPFDGTVTKRFIEVGQLVTADVNDASRQLFELAHTATLRAFIDVPQSYFRLVAVGQGADLRFHELPGETYPARVVRTAGALDDNSRTLRTEVLVPNQNGKLVPGLYTEVTLHVERAQPPIRIASKSLILGSAGVQVAVLDEGNRVALRKVTIDRDLGDQVEIISGLTAGDRFVANPTDRLKDGATVEVEPAPKVAAK; encoded by the coding sequence ATGAATACGCCCATCGATCGTCCTTTGCCCGAGCTCGGATATGCGAATACTCCGCACCCCGCGCCTCCCGGCAAATCCCGCGTCCCGACCCTGCTTCTGGCGGGGGGATTTGCGACCGTGCTCGGCCTCCTGCTGGTGCTCGGGATCAAGCCGCGGCTCGACAATGTTCACGCGCTCGCGGCGGAAGCGCCGTCCACCGCGTTTCATGCTGTTGTGCAGGAAGCAAAGCCCGCCGAGTCGGCGCTCGACATCACCTTGCCGAGCCGGGTCGAGGCTGCGCAGCGTGCACCTCTTTATTCCAGGGTAAGCGGATACGTGAAGGAACTCCACACCGACATCGGCAGCCAGGTGAAGGCCGGCGATGTGCTGGCCGTCATCGAAACGCCCGAGCTCGACGAGCAGGTCAACCAGGGCCGCGCCGCGCTCGCGCAAGCCGCAGCCAACTTGAAACTCGCCCGGACCAGCTTTGATCGATGGACGAAGCTCTCGAAGGAAAATGTCGTCGCCGCCCAGGAATTGGATGAGCGCCGCGCAACGCTCGATGCCCGCGATGCCGACTACCAGGCGGCGCAGGCGAATCTTGACCGCCTCGAGCGGCAGCAGGAGTTTCAGAAGATCGTGGCGCCGTTCGACGGCACTGTGACCAAGCGCTTTATCGAGGTTGGCCAGCTGGTGACGGCCGATGTGAACGACGCCAGCCGCCAGCTCTTTGAGCTCGCGCACACGGCGACGCTCCGCGCCTTTATCGACGTGCCGCAGAGTTATTTCCGGCTGGTCGCGGTCGGGCAGGGAGCCGATTTGCGATTCCACGAGCTGCCGGGGGAAACGTATCCCGCCCGAGTCGTTCGCACGGCGGGTGCGCTCGATGATAACAGCCGCACCCTGCGCACCGAGGTGCTTGTTCCCAATCAGAATGGCAAACTCGTTCCCGGCCTGTACACCGAGGTGACGCTGCACGTGGAGCGTGCCCAGCCGCCGATCCGCATCGCGTCAAAGTCGCTCATCCTTGGTTCCGCTGGCGTACAGGTCGCGGTGCTGGATGAGGGAAATCGCGTGGCTCTGCGCAAGGTGACCATCGATCGCGACCTTGGCGATCAGGTGGAGATCATTTCCGGCCTGACGGCGGGAGACCGCTTCGTGGCCAATCCCACCGACAGGCTCAAGGACGGCGCAACCGTGGAGGTCGAACCGGCTCCCAAGGTCGCCGCCAAATAA
- a CDS encoding gamma-butyrobetaine hydroxylase-like domain-containing protein yields MSQPLTPTIINKVGREIAFAWSDGTETYIPAEVLRRACPCAACGGEPDVTGKVIRPTVQYQPSSFDLQSWEVIGGYGVQPTWADGHRTGIYTFPYIRKLGDTIPG; encoded by the coding sequence ATGTCCCAGCCCCTGACGCCTACGATTATCAATAAAGTCGGTCGTGAAATCGCCTTCGCCTGGAGCGACGGCACCGAGACCTACATCCCAGCCGAGGTCCTGCGCCGGGCCTGTCCCTGCGCAGCCTGCGGAGGCGAGCCGGATGTCACCGGCAAGGTGATCCGTCCGACCGTCCAATATCAGCCCTCCAGCTTTGATCTCCAGAGCTGGGAAGTCATTGGCGGCTATGGAGTTCAACCAACCTGGGCCGACGGCCATCGCACGGGAATCTATACCTTCCCGTACATCCGCAAGCTGGGCGACACGATCCCGGGTTAG
- the cysD gene encoding sulfate adenylyltransferase subunit CysD, producing the protein MDHLDQLEAQSVYILREAYHSFSNLCMPWSMGKDSNVLIWLSKKAFCGKIPYPVLHIDTTYEFPEMLEFREWARKEYDLDLIVKINEDARAGRGSYTQSVGYETHDPVTVTHELKTVALQQVMAERKFDALITGIRRDEDPTRAKERYFSPRNAEFEWDYKDQPPEFWNQFTTAIEPGEHIRVQPLLDWAEVDIWRYIEREKIPIPTMYFARPGDDGKKYRFRSLGCWPITKPVESTASNISEIIAELLVTKTSERAGRAQDHHERNAMQKLRAKGFM; encoded by the coding sequence ATGGATCATCTTGACCAACTCGAAGCGCAAAGCGTGTACATCCTTCGCGAAGCCTATCACAGCTTCTCGAACCTGTGTATGCCGTGGAGCATGGGCAAGGATTCCAACGTCCTGATCTGGCTCTCGAAGAAGGCCTTTTGCGGAAAGATTCCGTACCCGGTACTGCACATCGATACGACTTACGAATTTCCCGAGATGCTGGAGTTTCGTGAGTGGGCGCGCAAGGAGTATGACCTCGATCTGATCGTGAAGATCAATGAGGATGCCCGCGCTGGACGTGGATCCTACACGCAATCAGTAGGTTATGAGACTCATGACCCGGTGACGGTGACGCATGAACTCAAGACCGTGGCTTTGCAGCAGGTGATGGCGGAGCGGAAGTTTGACGCGCTCATCACCGGCATCCGCCGCGACGAGGACCCGACCCGCGCGAAGGAACGGTATTTCTCGCCCCGCAATGCGGAGTTTGAGTGGGACTACAAGGACCAGCCGCCGGAGTTCTGGAACCAGTTCACCACCGCCATCGAGCCGGGCGAGCACATTCGAGTGCAGCCTTTGCTCGACTGGGCCGAGGTGGACATCTGGCGCTACATCGAGCGCGAGAAGATCCCGATCCCGACCATGTATTTTGCCCGTCCGGGTGACGACGGAAAGAAGTACCGCTTCCGTTCCCTCGGCTGCTGGCCGATCACGAAGCCGGTGGAAAGCACGGCCTCCAACATCAGCGAGATCATCGCGGAACTCCTCGTCACCAAGACGAGCGAGCGCGCCGGTCGCGCCCAGGATCACCATGAGCGGAATGCGATGCAGAAACTGCGGGCCAAGGGATTCATGTGA
- a CDS encoding four helix bundle protein translates to MSEVGRRKSEVSPRSESPVKSVGLKSVANLRDRTFEFAVRCIRAAEALPDSRSGSVVSSQLIRCSASVGANYRAARRARSSAEFVAKLGICEEECDEVIYWLQLSKALGLIKPAKLSALEKEADEILSIIVASIKSSRSKKK, encoded by the coding sequence ATGTCGGAAGTGGGAAGGCGGAAGTCGGAAGTTTCGCCTCGCAGTGAGTCTCCCGTGAAATCGGTCGGGCTCAAAAGCGTGGCAAATTTGCGAGATCGGACGTTTGAGTTCGCAGTACGATGCATTCGGGCTGCGGAGGCTCTTCCCGATTCGCGATCAGGTTCCGTCGTCTCTTCCCAATTGATCCGGTGTTCCGCCTCGGTCGGAGCAAACTACCGGGCAGCGCGCCGGGCGCGTTCGTCGGCGGAGTTTGTTGCGAAGCTGGGGATCTGTGAAGAAGAGTGCGATGAAGTGATTTACTGGCTGCAACTTTCCAAAGCACTCGGCCTCATCAAGCCCGCCAAACTTTCGGCCCTGGAAAAGGAAGCCGACGAAATCCTCTCCATCATTGTTGCCTCCATCAAAAGCAGCCGCAGCAAAAAGAAATAG
- the cysC gene encoding adenylyl-sulfate kinase: MQTTLEPTKVPTSDISLPTSQKLRIVIVGHVDHGKSTLIGRLFHDTNSLPEGKVEQIRKASELEGMEFEFAFLLDALLEEQAQNITIDTTQLPFRTDKREYVIIDAPGHKEFLKNMVTGAASADAAILLIDANEGIQEQSKRHAYLLSLLGIRQIVVAVNKMDLVGYRQERFEKVRADYTEFLGKLGIVPQHFVPMSAKLGLNITTASPELAWHKGPAILEALEQFQISAPPDDLPLRFVLQDIYRFDERRILAGRIETGSLQVGQEIVFWPDGKSSRVKSIEEWNAPEPPTSALVGESVAITLEEQIFVERGDIGSAPDHGPAEGREIQASLFWLQNDPLPLNVPFTLKLGTQSVEARLVEITRVLDSSTLEPLAGNPGIIHKNEVADVRIRARKPIAFDRHDRISETGRFVIVTGKRIGGGGIIREAEYQDEKRLAGATENLTWTVSPVTRELRAENFGHRGAVLWLTGLSGSGKSTLATGLEYHLHRRGIFSYILDGDNLRHGLCANLGFSAEDRSENIRRAGETARLMAEAGLVVICSLISPFRADRDNVRKICQRDGIPFAEVFINAPLDVCESRDPRGLYKKARSGEIKEFTGITSPYEAPLAPELELRTAEHTLDNTLLDLTHFAVDLSRIPEPQIDEELARGGGI, from the coding sequence GTGCAAACGACTCTCGAACCCACAAAAGTTCCGACTTCCGACATCTCACTTCCGACTTCGCAAAAGCTGCGCATCGTGATCGTGGGCCATGTCGACCATGGCAAATCCACGCTCATCGGACGTCTCTTTCACGACACCAACTCCCTGCCCGAAGGCAAGGTCGAGCAAATCCGCAAGGCCAGCGAACTCGAAGGCATGGAATTTGAGTTCGCCTTCCTGCTCGATGCTCTCCTCGAGGAGCAGGCGCAGAACATCACGATCGACACCACGCAACTGCCGTTCCGTACGGACAAGCGCGAGTACGTCATCATCGACGCTCCGGGCCACAAGGAATTCCTCAAGAACATGGTCACCGGCGCGGCCAGCGCCGACGCGGCGATCCTCCTGATCGATGCCAATGAAGGCATCCAGGAGCAGTCGAAGCGCCACGCCTACCTGCTTTCGCTCCTCGGCATCCGCCAGATCGTCGTCGCGGTGAACAAGATGGACCTCGTCGGTTACCGGCAGGAGCGTTTTGAAAAGGTGCGCGCCGATTATACGGAGTTCCTCGGAAAGCTCGGCATCGTACCACAGCACTTCGTGCCGATGTCCGCCAAGCTCGGCCTCAATATCACGACGGCCAGCCCGGAGCTCGCGTGGCACAAGGGGCCGGCGATCTTGGAGGCTCTTGAGCAGTTCCAGATTTCTGCTCCGCCGGACGACCTGCCGCTGCGTTTCGTGCTGCAGGACATCTATCGTTTCGACGAGCGCCGCATCCTGGCGGGTCGCATTGAAACCGGTTCGCTCCAGGTCGGGCAGGAGATTGTTTTCTGGCCGGATGGCAAGAGCAGCCGCGTGAAGTCCATCGAGGAATGGAATGCGCCGGAACCTCCGACCAGCGCCCTCGTTGGCGAGTCCGTCGCCATCACGCTCGAGGAGCAGATTTTCGTGGAACGCGGCGACATCGGCAGCGCGCCAGACCATGGCCCGGCCGAGGGTCGCGAGATCCAGGCCAGCCTCTTCTGGCTCCAGAATGATCCTCTGCCGCTCAATGTGCCCTTCACCCTGAAGCTCGGCACGCAGAGCGTCGAGGCGCGTTTGGTCGAGATCACGCGCGTGCTGGATTCCTCCACGCTCGAGCCGCTCGCGGGCAACCCGGGCATCATCCATAAGAACGAGGTGGCCGACGTGCGCATTCGCGCTCGCAAGCCGATCGCCTTTGACCGTCACGACCGCATCAGCGAAACCGGGCGTTTCGTCATTGTCACCGGCAAGCGCATTGGCGGTGGCGGCATCATTCGCGAAGCCGAGTATCAGGACGAGAAGCGTCTCGCCGGGGCGACGGAGAACCTCACGTGGACGGTCAGCCCGGTCACCCGGGAACTGCGTGCCGAGAATTTCGGCCATCGCGGAGCCGTTCTCTGGCTCACCGGCCTGTCGGGTTCCGGCAAGTCGACGCTCGCCACCGGCCTGGAGTATCATCTCCATCGCCGCGGGATTTTCAGCTACATCCTCGATGGTGACAACCTCCGCCACGGCCTCTGCGCGAATCTCGGCTTCTCCGCCGAGGACCGCTCGGAGAACATCCGCCGCGCCGGGGAAACCGCCCGTCTCATGGCCGAGGCTGGTCTGGTGGTCATCTGCTCGCTGATTTCGCCCTTCCGGGCCGACCGCGACAATGTCCGCAAGATCTGCCAGCGCGACGGCATCCCATTTGCCGAGGTGTTCATCAACGCCCCGCTCGATGTGTGCGAGTCCCGCGATCCGCGCGGTCTGTATAAGAAGGCGCGTTCCGGCGAGATCAAGGAATTCACCGGCATCACGTCTCCGTACGAGGCCCCGCTCGCTCCCGAGCTGGAGCTCCGCACCGCCGAGCACACGCTGGACAACACCTTGCTCGACCTGACGCACTTTGCCGTCGATCTGTCCCGCATCCCCGAGCCTCAGATCGACGAGGAACTCGCACGCGGCGGGGGCATCTAG
- a CDS encoding U32 family peptidase: MVSRPELLAPAGDWECVRAAVANGADAVYFGMPRFNARMRAENFGADDLPKVVAFLHAHGVKAYVALNVLIFTSELPDAVEELRQLNDAGVDAVIIQDVGLAEIARRMFPGLRVHASTQMTVTSPEGVRFAEELGAKQVVLSRELSLRELAKFESDVPLEVFVHGALCVAYSGQCLTSESLGQRSANRGECAQACRMPYQVVVDGIVRDLGDKRYLLSPQDLAAVREIPELIRLGVKSFKIEGRLKTPEYVAAVTSVYRKAIDAVLEGENAEPSADDWYRMEMTFSRGLFSGWMHGVNHQQLVRADYGKKRGPYAGRVSRVGRNFVEIDSELALKPGDGIVFEHAADTNDEQGGRIYEVRNGQYYFRHGALNFSRLSPGTRVWKTDDPSLEAELRATFKSRIEPRSTGKTPLNLRITGAPGQSLEVTATEGNSAIVLRSGMPLQESRKVALGEEQLRDIFGRLNDTPYALGEVVVDFSAPVFLPSSELNRLKAAIVQQLEAADRANREPSGVTLEQVLSDIPPASKIEAVPSLAVLCRDMAQIEAALEDGVRTIYVDFEDIRRYKDAVAAAPGAEIFLATPRIQKAGEEGFFKLIEKAGPTGVLIRNVGAIAHFRDSSLRKVGDFSLNVANPLSAAVFKRHGLERVTISYDLAISQVLALLRSAPPEWFELTLHQHMPMFHMEHCVFAAFLSKGSSFLDCGRPCEKHRVHLRDRVGIEHPLRADVGCRNTLFNATPQTGAAHYAELRAAGLARFRIELLEESPAETRRVLAAYRELLEGRATGAELWRELKAQSQLGVTSGTLSNARSHL, translated from the coding sequence GTGGTATCTCGACCTGAACTTCTCGCCCCGGCTGGAGACTGGGAATGCGTGCGCGCGGCCGTCGCCAATGGGGCGGACGCCGTCTACTTTGGCATGCCCCGGTTCAATGCCCGCATGCGGGCGGAGAATTTCGGCGCGGACGATCTGCCGAAAGTCGTCGCCTTCCTGCATGCCCATGGCGTGAAGGCCTACGTGGCGCTCAATGTCCTGATCTTCACCAGTGAGCTTCCGGATGCGGTCGAGGAACTACGCCAGCTCAACGACGCCGGAGTGGATGCGGTCATCATCCAGGATGTCGGGCTGGCCGAGATCGCGCGCCGGATGTTCCCGGGCCTGCGCGTTCATGCCTCTACCCAGATGACCGTCACCTCGCCCGAGGGCGTGCGTTTTGCCGAGGAACTCGGGGCGAAACAGGTGGTGCTCTCACGAGAGCTGTCGCTGCGGGAACTCGCCAAGTTTGAATCCGACGTGCCCTTGGAGGTTTTCGTCCACGGTGCGCTTTGCGTGGCCTACTCCGGCCAGTGTCTCACCAGCGAATCGCTCGGCCAGCGCAGCGCCAATCGCGGTGAATGCGCCCAGGCCTGCCGCATGCCGTACCAGGTGGTGGTCGACGGCATCGTGCGAGACCTCGGCGACAAACGGTACCTCCTATCGCCGCAGGACCTCGCGGCGGTACGGGAGATTCCCGAGCTGATCCGGCTCGGGGTGAAGAGCTTCAAGATCGAGGGTCGGCTCAAGACTCCCGAGTATGTGGCCGCCGTCACCTCGGTGTATCGCAAGGCCATCGATGCCGTGCTGGAGGGCGAGAATGCAGAGCCCTCGGCCGATGATTGGTACCGCATGGAGATGACCTTTTCGCGCGGGCTTTTCAGCGGCTGGATGCATGGCGTGAACCACCAGCAGCTCGTGCGCGCGGATTATGGAAAAAAGCGCGGTCCCTACGCGGGCCGGGTTTCGCGGGTGGGGCGGAATTTTGTCGAAATCGACAGCGAGCTCGCGCTCAAGCCGGGCGACGGCATTGTCTTCGAGCACGCCGCCGACACGAACGACGAACAGGGCGGGCGCATCTACGAGGTGAGGAACGGGCAATACTACTTCCGCCACGGCGCGCTGAACTTCTCGCGCCTTTCGCCCGGCACGCGGGTCTGGAAAACGGACGACCCGTCGCTGGAGGCGGAGCTTCGCGCCACCTTCAAGTCCCGCATCGAACCCCGCTCCACGGGGAAGACGCCGCTCAACCTGCGCATCACTGGAGCGCCGGGCCAATCTCTTGAAGTGACGGCCACGGAGGGAAACTCGGCGATCGTTTTGCGTTCCGGGATGCCCTTGCAGGAAAGCCGCAAGGTGGCCCTGGGCGAGGAGCAACTGCGCGACATCTTTGGCCGGTTGAATGATACGCCCTATGCACTCGGCGAGGTCGTCGTGGATTTTTCTGCTCCGGTTTTTCTGCCCAGCAGCGAACTCAACCGGCTCAAGGCGGCCATCGTCCAGCAGTTGGAGGCCGCAGATCGCGCGAACCGCGAACCATCGGGCGTTACACTGGAGCAGGTGCTCTCCGACATTCCGCCTGCGAGCAAGATCGAGGCGGTGCCTTCGCTGGCCGTGCTGTGCCGTGACATGGCGCAGATCGAGGCGGCGCTGGAGGACGGGGTGCGCACCATCTACGTCGATTTTGAAGACATCCGGCGATACAAGGACGCTGTGGCCGCCGCGCCCGGAGCGGAGATTTTTCTCGCCACGCCGCGCATTCAAAAAGCGGGCGAGGAGGGATTCTTCAAGCTGATCGAAAAGGCCGGGCCGACCGGTGTGCTGATCCGCAATGTCGGCGCCATCGCGCACTTCCGCGACAGCTCGCTGCGCAAGGTGGGGGATTTCTCGCTCAATGTCGCCAACCCGCTAAGCGCTGCGGTTTTCAAACGCCACGGACTGGAGCGCGTCACGATCTCCTACGATCTCGCCATCTCGCAGGTCTTGGCTCTTCTTCGCTCCGCGCCGCCGGAGTGGTTCGAGCTGACGCTGCATCAGCACATGCCGATGTTTCACATGGAGCACTGCGTGTTTGCCGCGTTTCTGTCCAAGGGCAGTTCCTTCCTGGATTGCGGGCGGCCCTGCGAAAAGCACCGGGTCCACCTGCGCGACCGCGTTGGCATCGAGCATCCGCTGCGCGCCGATGTGGGGTGCCGCAATACGCTTTTTAATGCCACGCCGCAGACCGGAGCGGCGCATTATGCCGAGCTTCGCGCCGCCGGGTTGGCGCGGTTTCGCATCGAATTGCTGGAGGAATCTCCCGCCGAAACCCGCCGTGTTCTCGCTGCGTATCGCGAGCTGTTGGAAGGCCGCGCCACCGGGGCGGAACTCTGGCGCGAACTCAAGGCCCAGTCCCAGCTCGGCGTCACCTCAGGAACTTTGTCGAATGCCCGCAGTCATCTTTGA